A stretch of Desulfobacter hydrogenophilus DNA encodes these proteins:
- the ylqF gene encoding ribosome biogenesis GTPase YlqF gives MNIQWFPGHMLETKNQLKSAIARVDALLEVVDARLPLSSSNPFLERIATGKNRIKILNKADIADPEATQAWLEYFNRDMKLPAAAICGTCLQDASRALQSMVSMVDRNKARKTKIMVVGIPNTGKSTILNTLAGRKVAKTGNVPAVTRHQQRTSLKDNIDIYDTPGILWPVIEPRQRGLALAASGAISDTAVDYHEIAHFAAQLLIERYPACLVERYPFLKPFPGEPQALIESVGKARGCLKKGGYVDFQKASQLIIRDLRSGRLGRISFETPKDINIDYDTDQ, from the coding sequence ATGAATATCCAGTGGTTTCCCGGCCATATGCTGGAGACAAAAAACCAGCTTAAAAGTGCCATTGCCAGGGTGGATGCCCTGCTTGAGGTGGTGGATGCAAGGTTACCTTTATCCAGTTCAAACCCCTTTTTAGAGCGAATTGCCACAGGCAAAAACCGAATAAAAATACTGAATAAGGCCGATATTGCCGACCCGGAGGCGACACAAGCCTGGCTTGAATATTTCAACCGGGACATGAAACTTCCGGCAGCAGCAATCTGTGGAACCTGTCTGCAAGACGCATCACGTGCCCTACAATCAATGGTGTCAATGGTAGACAGAAACAAAGCAAGGAAAACAAAAATCATGGTGGTGGGTATTCCCAACACCGGAAAATCAACAATTTTGAATACCCTGGCCGGTCGGAAGGTGGCAAAGACCGGTAATGTACCAGCCGTTACCCGGCACCAGCAGCGCACCAGCCTGAAAGACAATATTGATATTTACGATACCCCGGGTATCCTGTGGCCGGTGATTGAACCCAGGCAGCGCGGGCTTGCCTTAGCTGCCTCCGGGGCCATCAGTGATACAGCCGTTGATTACCATGAAATTGCCCATTTTGCCGCTCAACTTTTAATAGAAAGATACCCGGCCTGCCTTGTTGAGCGTTACCCCTTTTTAAAACCGTTTCCCGGGGAGCCCCAGGCCCTTATCGAATCGGTGGGGAAAGCCAGGGGATGCCTTAAAAAAGGCGGGTATGTTGATTTTCAAAAAGCATCACAACTTATTATCAGAGATCTTAGATCCGGCAGGCTTGGCCGGATCAGTTTTGAAACACCAAAGGATATAAACATAGACTATGACACTGATCAATAA
- a CDS encoding inositol monophosphatase family protein — translation MISFIKDLALEAGIICLEGQKNLTCHDLEFKSAKDIVTDIDKKVEAFLVKAILTRYPDHGVLGEEYGAVQSESGFRWIIDPIDGTTSFVHRLPFYSISIALEKEGKLVLGVVYAPAMDQLFYAEKGKGAFIGDTAIQVSETRGLDNAVMATGFACLRAGMKNNNLPIFNEIVPKLRDIRRFGSAALDLCYTALGSLDGFWEMNLNIYDIAAGTVILKEAGGVVTDFTGGGQYPEKGFAAANKGLHNKLIRILTKFCPSA, via the coding sequence TTGATTTCATTTATAAAAGATTTGGCCCTTGAAGCAGGTATAATCTGCCTTGAAGGCCAAAAAAATTTAACATGTCATGACCTTGAATTCAAATCAGCAAAAGATATTGTCACCGACATAGACAAAAAAGTTGAAGCGTTTCTGGTTAAAGCCATCCTTACCCGGTATCCTGACCATGGTGTGCTCGGAGAAGAGTACGGGGCTGTCCAGTCAGAAAGCGGATTCAGGTGGATCATTGATCCCATAGACGGCACCACGTCTTTTGTTCATCGGCTGCCCTTTTACAGCATCAGCATTGCCCTTGAAAAAGAAGGAAAACTTGTGCTCGGTGTGGTCTATGCCCCGGCTATGGATCAGCTGTTTTATGCTGAAAAGGGCAAAGGCGCATTTATCGGTGACACCGCAATCCAAGTTTCTGAAACCAGGGGGCTTGACAATGCGGTCATGGCAACGGGCTTTGCGTGTCTGAGGGCCGGTATGAAAAACAACAATCTACCGATTTTTAACGAAATCGTACCAAAACTTCGGGACATCCGGCGCTTCGGATCTGCGGCGTTGGATCTTTGTTATACGGCCTTGGGCAGTCTGGACGGATTCTGGGAAATGAATCTCAATATTTATGATATTGCAGCAGGGACAGTTATTTTAAAGGAAGCAGGTGGTGTGGTCACCGATTTTACAGGCGGCGGACAATATCCGGAAAAAGGGTTTGCTGCGGCAAACAAGGGGTTGCACAATAAACTAATCCGTATTCTGACAAAATTTTGCCCATCAGCGTAA
- a CDS encoding AsmA-like C-terminal region-containing protein, with protein MNKKRILRIAFIFAATVAAYAVALCLAITPLINSEKVKAHLTRGLQDKTGIEVRFNQLGFILTPLPALSITGISAQIDPRNQLTIDKALVELNPAQLLKFKTAVRRITLHSPELMLKKAVAENNKSIMPPDFAAAVQNGFDRLLDLPFADTDHLDIIVTNARSNYFNTMDCWVRMTGRTRAVNIKAQISGIGLEIHDIPKLDSALKDRITGLDISHLSVDCRHDENTFLAGNLKITSLQVNLDAPKDHCIDAREFDLKFDLSKDRATAHLSPLELVYPKGRVGIDLSLFPRQEISSIEFTGEQINIGQARQVCLPLLNGLETSQILFDILRAGTAQKITVGFKSNDINHLFDAENLFIKGCAESTTVKIPDVPVIVENASGCAEMKNGVLSIHPEGGHVGKTVITGGDLDINLIHEHTVPFSGKFPLKVDLEDLPAILISLLPDTELALEMSKISNLTGRTDAILELNNTQSPKDMDVKVTATNIQASGNYQRMSLPIHIDGGSFLLDKRKVVLKNMSGAIGNSRVSNLNAGIDTRDSVPLHIKNMAANIILEQAAFLVDLFPGARERLGPVKNFSGIMVIKDLRLEGPMFSPNLWQVHMTGQVNKGAVVFQNKTKGISNLLCTFNATPSSINLSEIACTIKQTAWLEKNISPKYTQSIVLPLTLTRGEFVKQTDTCLFQGQVLTISGTKVSFMADGPAMDKMIPSKVQIVDGERTHADVTFYKKPDMPKINFSGKLDKATLENMLYPDSYLYRKLREVTGEKALTVSTDKKTNDITITADAINLDPLLSPQKTSAPTRPLLKQKQIFLNINTLGYAQHVYQKVQAQITVDHPVTDINITHALFCNLDFSGRITLNHDKKKPGVLTHILFNTDQAKEVSLSIGCLTGSQSVIEGRYTLGGELSGAAQTLSQVTSKQNGLLNFKAQSGRIFKATLLSRLLSVLNILGETDLQQQGFGFKTFTANAEVKESVVHIKKSFIDADNMAIIAEGWADPLNDALDITFLVAPFKTIDTIIKYIPVVNTILKGRLVSFPARAYGKLSDPTVIPLHPSAVGKGLLNLLGDLVTTPGRLIEGMKENEK; from the coding sequence ATGAACAAAAAACGCATACTACGCATTGCTTTTATTTTTGCGGCAACCGTGGCCGCATACGCAGTAGCTCTGTGCCTTGCCATTACCCCACTGATCAACTCTGAGAAGGTCAAAGCGCATCTGACCCGGGGTCTTCAAGACAAAACCGGTATTGAGGTTCGATTCAATCAGTTAGGATTTATCCTCACCCCCCTGCCAGCTCTGAGCATCACAGGTATATCGGCACAAATTGACCCAAGAAACCAACTTACAATCGACAAAGCGCTGGTGGAACTGAACCCCGCCCAGTTGCTCAAATTCAAGACGGCCGTTAGGCGCATTACCCTTCACTCCCCTGAACTAATGCTGAAAAAGGCGGTTGCCGAAAATAATAAATCCATAATGCCACCAGATTTTGCCGCAGCAGTACAAAACGGATTTGACAGATTGCTTGATCTACCCTTCGCAGATACGGATCACCTGGATATAATTGTTACCAATGCCCGGTCAAATTATTTTAACACCATGGACTGCTGGGTTCGCATGACAGGCCGAACACGCGCTGTGAATATCAAAGCGCAGATATCAGGGATTGGGCTGGAAATACATGATATTCCAAAACTTGACTCGGCACTCAAAGACCGAATAACTGGTCTTGATATCTCACACCTGTCAGTGGACTGCCGTCATGATGAAAACACCTTTCTTGCAGGCAATCTTAAAATCACATCCCTTCAGGTCAATCTTGACGCACCCAAGGACCACTGCATTGACGCAAGGGAATTTGACCTTAAATTTGACCTGTCAAAAGACAGGGCGACCGCACACCTATCGCCTTTGGAACTTGTTTATCCCAAAGGGCGTGTTGGAATAGATTTATCGCTTTTCCCCCGACAAGAAATATCAAGCATTGAGTTTACCGGGGAACAGATAAATATCGGCCAGGCAAGACAGGTGTGTCTGCCACTTTTAAATGGACTTGAAACATCTCAAATCCTGTTTGACATACTCAGGGCAGGAACCGCCCAAAAGATTACAGTCGGGTTTAAAAGCAATGACATAAATCATCTGTTCGACGCAGAAAACCTTTTTATAAAAGGCTGTGCAGAATCTACCACAGTTAAAATCCCCGATGTTCCTGTCATTGTTGAGAATGCTTCGGGTTGTGCAGAGATGAAAAACGGGGTATTGAGCATTCACCCTGAAGGTGGCCATGTGGGAAAAACAGTTATCACAGGTGGTGACCTTGATATTAATCTAATTCATGAACATACAGTCCCATTCTCAGGTAAATTCCCCCTGAAAGTCGATTTAGAAGATCTTCCGGCAATCCTGATCTCCCTGTTACCGGATACGGAACTTGCCCTGGAAATGTCAAAAATATCCAACCTGACCGGTCGAACGGATGCGATTCTTGAGCTGAATAACACCCAATCTCCCAAAGATATGGATGTCAAGGTCACAGCAACAAACATCCAGGCAAGCGGAAACTACCAACGCATGTCCCTGCCCATCCATATCGACGGTGGCTCTTTTCTTTTGGACAAACGTAAAGTTGTGCTGAAAAATATGTCAGGTGCCATAGGAAACAGCAGGGTATCAAACCTTAATGCCGGTATCGATACCAGGGATTCCGTTCCCCTGCATATAAAAAATATGGCCGCAAATATTATTCTGGAACAGGCAGCCTTCCTGGTTGATCTTTTCCCCGGCGCCAGGGAAAGGCTTGGCCCGGTTAAAAACTTTTCAGGAATCATGGTTATTAAAGACCTCAGGCTTGAAGGTCCCATGTTTTCGCCAAACCTGTGGCAGGTTCACATGACAGGTCAGGTAAACAAAGGGGCTGTTGTATTTCAAAACAAGACCAAAGGGATATCCAATCTACTCTGCACATTCAACGCAACCCCTTCATCAATAAATCTGTCTGAAATTGCCTGTACCATTAAACAAACTGCCTGGCTTGAAAAAAACATTTCCCCGAAATATACCCAAAGTATTGTCCTGCCCCTGACATTGACCCGGGGAGAGTTTGTGAAACAAACAGACACCTGTTTGTTTCAGGGACAGGTGCTCACGATATCAGGTACAAAGGTATCCTTCATGGCAGACGGTCCTGCCATGGACAAAATGATACCTTCAAAAGTGCAGATAGTCGATGGGGAACGAACCCATGCTGATGTGACTTTTTACAAAAAACCAGATATGCCGAAAATAAATTTTTCCGGGAAACTGGATAAAGCAACCCTGGAAAACATGCTTTATCCGGATTCATATCTTTACCGGAAACTTCGAGAGGTGACTGGCGAGAAGGCGTTAACTGTTTCAACGGATAAAAAAACAAACGACATCACCATAACTGCCGACGCGATCAATCTTGATCCCCTTTTGTCCCCGCAGAAAACATCTGCCCCCACCCGTCCCCTGCTAAAACAGAAACAGATTTTTCTCAATATCAACACACTAGGCTATGCCCAGCATGTATACCAAAAAGTTCAGGCCCAAATAACAGTTGATCACCCGGTCACTGATATAAATATTACCCATGCACTTTTTTGCAATCTTGACTTTTCAGGCCGAATAACCCTTAATCATGATAAGAAGAAGCCAGGGGTTTTAACCCACATTTTATTCAATACGGATCAGGCAAAAGAGGTGTCGCTTTCAATCGGTTGCCTGACAGGCAGTCAAAGTGTTATTGAAGGCAGGTATACACTAGGGGGGGAACTTTCCGGCGCTGCCCAGACCCTGTCCCAGGTAACGTCGAAACAAAACGGTCTTCTTAATTTCAAAGCCCAGTCCGGCCGTATATTTAAAGCCACGCTGCTTTCCAGGCTTTTATCAGTACTCAATATTTTAGGAGAGACCGACCTTCAACAGCAGGGATTTGGATTTAAGACATTTACGGCCAATGCAGAGGTAAAAGAGAGTGTGGTGCATATAAAAAAGTCCTTTATTGACGCAGACAATATGGCCATCATAGCCGAAGGATGGGCAGATCCGCTCAATGATGCCCTGGATATCACCTTTTTGGTGGCACCGTTTAAAA
- a CDS encoding carboxy terminal-processing peptidase yields MTLINKLCPGLRALLVVAAVFYCAPICHAQITELTFQKEQSQRCIAIVNALERDHFTGKKLDRNMSVLVFDRYIKSLDPGRHLLTQVDLDEFAPLKQLMYKYLKTGNLGPAFEIFNLYQFRSEQRLEYILKLAKSWQTQIDFTKNETLVIDYEHKPFIRDTSGLKPLWKKELKNHIINLKIDKTSDEEISETLEKIYTNRLSHLSQTQPRDVFQIFMNAVTMSFDPHSQYFAPRLSEDFDIQMKLSLEGIGAVLQNEYEYTKVVRLIPKGPADKSQKLAPGDKIIGVGQGRDGEIKDTIGQRIDDVVNQIRGPKDTFVRLKIIPARKSSVTATISIKRDKVKLEEQSAQKKVVNLTSNGRTYKLGIIEIPNFYIDFDAYHRGDPDYKSTTADVTKLLKQLKKEKIDGLIVDLRDNGGGSLKEANDLTGLFLKYGPTVQVKTKFRVSRIYDEDPKIVYTGPLMVLINRMSASASEIFAGAIKDYHRGLIVGTQSFGKGTVQELKPLGDGRLKMTSAKFYRVSGQSTQHKGVEPDIWFPQIYRTKDTGESALDGALLWDHIDATRYSAYISLQPMIKPLDDAYKKRADKSFGIKYLTQRIQLAESLSEQKKLSLNLAERLKTDTVFNQKELALENNYRKQKGENPLTTLDDIDPEKEEIKTILTDQAKYIAADFITLSHKTGYNWQ; encoded by the coding sequence ATGACACTGATCAATAAACTTTGCCCCGGGCTTCGGGCTTTACTGGTTGTCGCAGCGGTTTTTTATTGTGCACCAATTTGTCATGCACAAATTACCGAACTGACGTTTCAAAAGGAACAATCCCAAAGGTGTATTGCCATTGTCAATGCCCTTGAACGGGATCATTTCACCGGAAAAAAACTGGATAGAAATATGTCCGTTCTGGTGTTTGACCGTTATATAAAATCCCTGGATCCCGGCAGGCATCTTCTGACCCAGGTAGATCTTGATGAATTTGCACCGTTAAAACAGCTGATGTATAAATACCTGAAAACGGGAAACCTTGGACCGGCATTTGAAATTTTCAACCTTTATCAGTTCCGCAGCGAACAGCGCCTTGAATATATTCTTAAACTAGCCAAATCCTGGCAAACCCAAATTGATTTTACCAAAAACGAAACTCTTGTCATTGATTATGAGCATAAACCCTTTATCCGAGACACGTCAGGCCTTAAACCCCTGTGGAAAAAAGAGCTGAAAAACCATATCATCAATTTGAAAATAGACAAGACGTCGGATGAAGAAATTTCCGAAACCTTGGAAAAAATTTACACCAACCGATTGTCCCACCTGTCCCAGACACAACCCCGGGATGTCTTCCAGATTTTTATGAATGCCGTCACCATGTCCTTTGATCCCCATTCCCAATATTTTGCCCCGCGCCTGTCCGAGGATTTTGATATTCAAATGAAACTGAGTTTAGAGGGTATTGGGGCGGTGCTGCAAAACGAATATGAATACACAAAGGTGGTCCGGCTTATTCCCAAAGGTCCGGCAGACAAATCCCAAAAACTTGCACCCGGGGACAAAATCATCGGCGTGGGCCAAGGTCGTGATGGAGAGATCAAGGACACCATTGGGCAGCGCATTGATGATGTGGTCAACCAAATTCGGGGGCCCAAGGATACCTTTGTGCGGTTAAAAATTATTCCTGCAAGAAAATCCAGTGTAACCGCCACCATCAGCATCAAACGCGACAAGGTAAAACTTGAGGAACAGTCCGCCCAGAAAAAGGTGGTGAATTTAACCTCAAACGGCCGGACCTATAAATTGGGCATCATTGAAATTCCCAATTTTTACATCGATTTTGATGCCTATCACAGAGGTGACCCGGATTACAAAAGCACGACGGCAGACGTGACAAAACTACTCAAGCAGTTAAAAAAAGAGAAAATTGACGGATTGATTGTTGATTTAAGGGACAATGGGGGTGGGTCACTCAAAGAAGCCAATGATCTGACAGGACTGTTCCTTAAATATGGCCCCACGGTACAGGTCAAAACAAAATTCAGGGTATCGCGCATATATGATGAAGATCCCAAAATTGTCTACACCGGGCCTCTTATGGTGCTCATCAACAGAATGAGCGCATCGGCCAGTGAAATTTTTGCAGGTGCCATCAAAGATTATCACCGGGGTCTTATTGTGGGCACCCAGAGTTTTGGCAAAGGCACGGTTCAGGAGCTCAAGCCCTTGGGGGATGGACGACTGAAGATGACCTCGGCTAAATTTTACCGGGTCTCTGGTCAAAGCACCCAACACAAAGGCGTTGAACCTGACATCTGGTTTCCCCAGATCTACAGGACCAAAGATACCGGTGAAAGCGCCCTTGACGGTGCCCTGCTCTGGGACCACATTGATGCCACCCGTTATTCAGCATATATATCTTTGCAGCCCATGATCAAACCGTTAGACGATGCCTATAAAAAAAGGGCTGACAAGTCTTTTGGCATTAAATATCTCACCCAGCGCATTCAATTGGCAGAATCATTGAGTGAACAAAAAAAACTCTCCCTGAATCTGGCGGAACGCCTCAAAACAGATACCGTTTTTAACCAAAAAGAGCTGGCCCTGGAAAACAATTACCGGAAACAGAAAGGGGAAAACCCTCTGACAACCCTGGATGACATTGACCCGGAAAAAGAAGAAATCAAAACAATCCTGACAGACCAGGCCAAATACATTGCTGCTGATTTTATTACGTTAAGCCATAAAACCGGATATAACTGGCAGTAG